The following coding sequences lie in one Zingiber officinale cultivar Zhangliang chromosome 2B, Zo_v1.1, whole genome shotgun sequence genomic window:
- the LOC122046087 gene encoding ubiquitin-conjugating enzyme E2 variant 1C-like: protein MASEGSRVVVPRSFRLLEELERGEKGIGDGTVSYGMDDAEDIYMRSWTGTIIGPPNSVHEGRIYQLKLFCDKDYPEKPPTVRFQSQINMTCINQETGVVEPSLFPMLANWQREYTMEDILTCLKKEMSAPQNRKLHQPTEGNDDERMEQKDFVARCAIL, encoded by the exons ATGGCCTCCGAAGGATCGCGTGTTGTTG TTCCAAGAAGCTTCAGGTTGCTGGAAGAGCTCGAGAGGGGAGAAAAGGGCATCGGTGATGGTACTGTCAGCTACGGAATGGATGATGCTGAAGATATTTATATGCGATCGTGGACAGGGACGATTATTGGTCCCCCAAAT TCTGTTCATGAAGGGCGGATATACCAGTTGAAACTCTTTTGCGATAAAGACTATCCCGAAAAACCTCCGACCGTCCGTTTCCAGTCACAAATCAACATGACATGCATCAATCAGGAAACTGGAGTG GTCGAACCTAGCTTGTTCCCAATGCTCGCGAATTGGCAAAGGGAATACACAATGGAGGACATTCTAACATGCTTGAAGAAAGAGATGTCAGCTCCCCAAAACCGAAAACTTCATCAGCCAACCGAAG GCAATGATGATGAGAGGATGGAACAAAAGGATTTTGTGGCGAGATGTGCTATTCTTTGA